Within the Candidatus Methylomirabilis sp. genome, the region GAAGGCGACCTTCGGGTTGACCGTGTGGAGGCACTTCGTGATGGCCGCGGTCAGGGTGGTCTTCCCGTGGTCGATGTGCCCGATGGTCCCGATGTTCATGTGCTCCTTCGTCCGCTCGAACTTCGCTTTGGCCATGGGGCAAACCTCCCGTTCCCCTTCCCCGTCAGCAGGCCAGCACCGGCCGACCCGCGACCTCTGCTGGAGCCCACGACCAGGATCGAACTGGTGACCTCGTCCTTACCAAGGACGCGCTCTGCCGACTGAGCTACGTGGGCCGTGCGGCGAATAGCAGCGGGGCCGGCCCAAAGCGCCTCCGGCTACCGCTGGAGGTGCTCCTGCCACTCCCGCTCGAAGCTGACCGCATCCATCCGGGCCACGTCTTCGAGGGCCCCCTCCCACGGCATCCCCTCGCCCAGGCGCCGGAGGAGCCGTCCCACCTCCTGGACCCCCGCCCGCTCGAGCAGGAAGGTGGTGGCCGACGCGCTCTGGGCGTACGCCGCCTCCGTGAGGGCGCGATCGTGGAGCAGGGCAAAGGCGCCCTCCAGGGAGGCCAGCGGGATGAGCCGCCCTGCCGCGACCTGACGGGCGACCGCTTCCGCAGCCGACCCGGCCCCCTGGAAGTGGAGGGCCAGCCCCTCGTTCAACCACCGGGGCGCGCGGCCCCGGCTCAGATGCACCACGACCACGTGGGTGTACTCGTGGGCAAGGACCTCCCGAAGCCCGGCCGCCCCCTGAGCCAACCCCCGGGCCGGGATCCGGATCCTCCCATCGGCCGCGTCGTAGCTCCCGGCGACCCAGTGGGGAAGGCCTGCGATCGTGGCGAAGTCCCCATCCGAGTGCAGGACCACCTGCACCGGATCCGCCGGGTAATAATCCAGGGCGAACCCGACCTCCTGGTACACCTGCTCCAGGAGAGCCAGGACCTCGTCCTGAACCCCCCGCGGGATGGCCCCCTCCGCCCGCAGGCGGAAGTGGTGGCTCTCCCGGGGCTCGTACCGCTCCTCGATCCGGGCCGCGCGGGCCGCCCGCGTGAGCCGCTCCCGCAGGCGGCCGTCCTCCGGCCGCTGCCGGAGGGCTTCCCCCCAGAGCTCGATGGCGCGCGGCGCGTCCCCGGCCTGGTGGTAGGCCTCTCCGAGGAGCACCAGAACTTCCGGCCGCCCCGGGGCGAGACGGGCAGCCGCCTCGAGCGCCGCCACCGCCTCCCCGTTCTCCCGCTCCTGCAGGGCGGCAGCCCCCAGGCCCACGTAGGAGGTCGGATCCTCTCCTCCGACATCCAGAGCGGCCCGAAACGCGGCCTTCGCTTCGGCGGGCGCACCGGTTGAGAGCAGGTGGGCCCCCAGGTTGGCATGCGCCCGGGCAAGATTCCGACGGAGGACCGGGTTGGTGGGGTCGAGAGCGTAGGCCCGCTCGAATTCGGCCAGGGCCTCCCGGTGCAGTCCCCTGGCCGACAGGCTGAGTCCCAGCTGGGTGTGCGGGGTGGCCGCGTCGGCCGCCGGAGCCGCCCCCGGCACGAGAAGGAACACGGTCAGCGCGAGCGCGCCCGCCCACACGCCCACGCGGCGCCCGTCCCCCCGGCCGCCCCCGGGACGTCGCTGGCCGCCCCTTCCTCCCGTCACCCAGCCCACCGGCCGCCGTGATGGCGGCTGCCGACCCGATCCTTCCGACACCGCATGGAGCGGGAAACGGGATTCGAACCCGCGACCCTCAGCTTGGAAGGCTGACGCTCTGCCACTGAGCTATTCCCGCCCCGACCCGTCCCGCTGACTGCCCGCCGCCCCGGCGACCTTGGTGGGGAGAGGAGGATTCGAACCTCCGAAGCACAGTGGCAACAGATTTACAGTCTGCCCCCTTTGGCCGCTTGGGTATCTCCCCACGAGGGACCGGCCCGCCATCCCGCCCCTCGGCGACCGCCCCCCGCCCGGCGTCGCCTGGAGCTGGCGAAGGGATTCGAACCCCCGACCGGCTGATTACAAATCAGCTGCTCTACCAACTGAGCTACGCCAGCAAACAAACCAATAAGATAAGATAGCGCCTTCGCAAAATCAAGGCAAATTTTTCTTTGCGGGAGGCTTTCCCTCTCCCGCCCCTCGCCCTCCCCCCCGCCCGGCCTCAAGAGGGGAGCCCGGCCGGTCCGGTTGCCCGCCCTGCCCCTGCGGCCCCTGGCGGAGGCGCTGCCGGACGACCTCGTAGAGGAGGATTCCCCCGGCCACGCTGGCGTTCAGCGAGGGGAGGCGCCCCATCGTCGGGATGCGGACCAGGAGATCACAGCGGCGCCGGGTCAGAGGGCGGAGCCCCTTTCCCTCCCCCCCCACCACCAGTGCGATCGGCCCCGTGAGGTCAGCGGCATCGCACGACAGCGGCGCGGCCGGGTCGGCGCCCACCACCCAAAGGCCAGCTCCCTGCAGACTGGCCAGGGCCTGGTCCAGGTTTCCCACCCGGGCGACGGGCAGGTGCTCGAAGGCCCCGGCCGCCGCCTTGGCCGCCGCCGGCGTCACGCCGGCGGCGTGGTGCCGGAGCAGGACCAGGCCGTGGGCCCCGGCCGCCTCGGCCGTCCGGGCCAGCGCTCCCACGTTCCGCGGATCCACGACGGCGTCCAGGACCAGAAGGAGGGGCGGGCGGCCGCTTCCCTTCGCCGCATCCAGCAGGTCCGGAAGTTCCCGGTACGGGACGGCAGCGACGGCCGCGACCACCCCCTGGTGGTTCAGCCCAGGGACCAGGGCGCTCAGCGCCCGGCGGTCCAGGGCCTTGACCGGGACGCCGGCCTGCCGGGCCAAGTCGAGGATCTCCCGCGTCACCGCCCCCCGGAGATCCCGGGCCAGGAAGATCTTGTCCACTTGCCGGGAGCCCGCCCGGAGCGCCTCCCGCACGGCATGGGGGCCGAGCAGGGTGTCCTCCGCCTCCCTCAGGTGGTCCGGAGCCGCCATGTGCTCCCCTGTGATCGATCGGCCACCTCGATTCCGGCCTCACCCAGTCGCCGCCGGATGGCGTCGGCGGTGGCGAAGTCCCGGGCCCGTCGCGCCTCCTCCCGGCGGGCCAGGAGCGCCTCCACCCCGAGTGCCAGGCCCCCGGAGGGGGGGGCATGCCCCGGGCAGTATTCCCGCAGGAGCGCCGCCACGGCGGCTACGGCGGCCGCTTCTGCCGAGACGGGAGCCCCGGGTGCCAGGACCAGCCCGAGGACTCCCCCCATCTGCCGGACTGCCGCCACCCCGTCCCGGAGAGCCGCGGCGGCGGCGGTGCTGGCGAGCCGCCGGTCCGGAAGGGTGTCCAGGGCGGCGTTCAGGTGGCGCACCAGGGTGAAGATCGCCGAGAGGGCGCGGGCGGTGTTCAGGTCGTCGTCCATGGCGGCCACGAACTCCTCCCGTGCGGTCGCGATGGCGGCTCCGGACTCCCCCGGGAGCACTCCGCCGGAGGGGCGCTCCTCGAGGGCCTCCACGGACTCCACGAGCAACCGGATCCGATCCAGGGCCCGGCCGGTCTCCTCCACCTTCTCGGGCGTGTAGTCGATGGGGCTCCGGTAATGGGTGCCCAGGAGGAAGAGCTTCAGGGCGTCCGGGGAGAACTTGCCCAGCAGCTCCCGGATCGTGAAGACGTTCCCCACCGACTTCGACATCTTCTCGTGCTGGATCCGCACGAAGCCGTTGTGGACCCAGAAGCGGGCGAAGGGCTTGCCGGTCGCCCCTTCCGACTGGGCGATCTCGTTCTCGTGGTGGGGAAAGATGAGGTCCTCCCCCCCGCCGTGCAGATCGAACGACTCCCCCAGGTAGTGCATGGACATGGCCGAACACTCGATATGCCAGCCGGGCCGCCCCGGCCCCCACGGGCTCTCCCAGAAGGGCTCGCCCGGCCTGGCCCGCTTCCAGAGGGCGAAGTCCAGCGGGTCCGCCTTCCGCTCGTCCACCTCGACCCGCGCCCCCGCCCGCAGGTCGTCGAGGTTCCGGTGCGAGAGACGGCCATACTCCGGGTAGGCCCGGACCCGGAAAAAGACGTCTCCCTCGACCGCGTAGGCCAGGCCCCGCGCCACCAGGCGCTCGATCAGGCCGAGCATGGCGGGCACGTGAGCGGTGGCCCGCGGCTCCTCGTCCGCCGGTGGCAGCTCGAGCTTGGCCATGTCCGCCTGGAACTCCCGGATGTAGTGGTCGGCCACCGCGTCCCAGGTCCTCCCGGTCTCCTGGGCCTTCCGGATGATCTTGTCGTCGATGTCGGTGAAGTTCCGGACCATCCGGACCCGGTACCCGCGGAAGTTCAGGTAGCGGCGAAGCACCTCGAAGACGAGGAGGGACCGGGCGTGCCCCAGGTGGCAGAGGTCGTACGCCGTGATGCCGCAGACGTACATCCGGACCTCGCCGGGCGTGAGCGGGGTGAACTCTTCCTTGCGCTCGGTGAGGGTATTGTTGAGGCGCAGGGGCACTAGCCTTCCTCCTGGGCGGGCCCCGGCGGGCCGGCCAGGGCGGCCACCGCGATGCAGGCGATCCCCTCCCCCGCCCCGATCCAGCCCATCCCCTTCGCCGTCGTGGCCTTCACGCTGACCCGGTCGGCCTCCACCCCCAGGGCCCCGGCTACCTTGGCCACCATCCCCGGCAGGTGCGGCGTCAGACGGGGGGCTTCGGCGAGGAGCGTCGCGTCCACGTTCAGCACCCGGTAGCCCTGGGCCTTGAGCGTTCCCCAGGCCTCCTGGAGCAGGGCGAGGCTGCTGGCCCCGGCCCGGGCCGGGTCGTCCACGCCGAACCGGCGGCCGATGTCTCCCGCCCCGGCGGCACCCAGCAGGGCGTCGATGAGGGCATGGCACAGCGCGTCGGCATCCGAGTGTCCCTCGAGCCCCCGGGAAAAGGGAATGGTCACCCCCCCCAGGACGAGGGGCCGACCCGGGATCAGGCGGTGCATGTCCCACCCCACCCCGACGCGCATCAGCCCTCCCCCTGCGCCGCCAGGAGACGGGCCGCCAGCTCCAGGTCGGCCGGATGGGTCACCTTGATGTTCTCGGCGCTCCCCGGCACTAACGTGACCGACCGCCCCAGCCGCTCGACCAGCACCGCATCGTCCGTCCCCAGGAAGCCCTCCGCCGCCGCGGCGGCGTGGGCCTCCAGGATCAGGGCCCGGGCGAAGGCCTGGGGGGTCTGGGCGATCCAGAGCCGCTCGCGGGGCAGCGTCCGCAAGACCCGGCCGTCCGTCCCCGCCTCCTTCACGGTCTCCGTCGCCGGGACCGCCGCCACCGCGGCCCCGTCCCGGGCGGCGGCCTCCACCGTCGCCCGCACGACGGCGACCGGCACGCAGGGGCGGGCACCATCGTGCACCACCACCAGGTCGGTTCCGGCCGGGAGGGCCTGCAGGCCCGCCCGGACCGATGCCTGCCGGACGGGGCCGCCGGGGACGATCCGCGCCACGGCCGGGACCGTGGACGCGGCTACCACGGTCCTCTCGCAGATCTCCTCGGTCCCCGGGGGCACCACCAGAACGTAGGCGTCAATGATCTGGGAGCGGGCAAGGCGGAGGAGCGTGCGGGCCAGGAGGGGGATCCCCGCGAGGGAGAGGAACGGCTTGGGCACCGCCCCCCCCATCCGGACACCCATCCCGGCGGCGGGGATCACGGCCGTTACGTGCATCGGCGCAGGGCGCCCCGGGGGGAGGGCACCGACCTCAGGCCGCCTCCGCCTCCTCCTTCAGTCGGGAGAAGATCATGCGGCCCGCCGTGGTCTGCAGGACCGAGGTGACGCAGACATCGATGGTCTGGCCGATGTGGCGCCTGCCGTTGTCGATCACCACCATCGTGCCGTCGTCCAGGTAGGCGATGCCCTGGTTGTACTCCTTCCCCTCTTTCAGGACGTAGACCCGCATGTCCTCGCCGGGCAGGACCACCGGCTTGAGGGCATTGGTCAGGGCGTTGATGTTCAGCACGCTGACCCCGTGCAGCTCACAGACCTTGTTCAGGTTGAAGTCGTTGGTCACGACCTTGGCATTGATGGCCTTGGCCAGGGCCACCAGCTTGGCGTCCACCTCCCGGATCTCCGGGAAGTCCATGTCGTGGAGCTTCACCTGGACCTCGGCGTCCTTCTGCATCTTCTGGAGGATGTCGAGGCCCCGCCGGCCCCGGTTCCGCTTCAAGGGATCGGAGGAGTCCGCGATGTGCTGGAGCTCCCGGAGGACAAACTGGGGGACGACCAGAGTCCCCTCGATGAAGCCGGTCTCGCAGATATCGGCGATGCGCCCGTCGATGATGACGGAGGTGTCGAGGATCTTGTAGGACTCCACCCGCGGCTGCTCCTTCAGCGCCCGGAGGACGGCCAGGAGGTGGACCGTCTGGCCCTTCTCCACCGCGAGCGTGGCCCCCACGTAGACGCAGAGGAGCACCAACAGGACCTGCACGCTGGAGGCCACGGGGAGGGGCAGGGCGGCGAGGGGCCCGCCCAGGGCCGCCAGAAGAAGGAGCGCGACGATGAGGCCGAGCAGGAAGCCGAGGAGCCCGGTCACGATGGCCCGGGGCGCCGCCCGGCGCAGGCCCACCTCCAGCAGGAGGGAGGCCCCGCCGAAGCCCAGACCCAGGACGATCCCCTGCCACGGCGCCGCCTCGCCACGCCCCATCAGGTAGCCGGAAGCGAGGCCAACGGCGCCGCAGACGACCACATAGACGGCGCGCACCGCCAACTCGTTCATCCGGGGCAACCTCCTTGTGCGCTGGACAGCAGCACCACCCCCCGCGACGAGCCTTCAGGCGGTGGCGATCGTGCGATCGATCATCCGCCCCGCCTCCCCCTCGTCAATCCCCGCCGCGTGGGAGATCTCGCTCACCAGGAGCTGGCGGACGGTCTCGAGCATCTTCTTCTCACCGAAGGAGAGGTGGCGATCCTTCTGGAGGAGGACCAGCTTGCGGAGGACCAGGGCGACCTCGTACAGGGAGCCGGACTTGATCCGTTCCTGGTTATCCTTGTACCGCCGGTTCCAGTTCGGGCAGATCTCCAGGTCGTTCCGGCGGAGGATGGCCATGACCTTCGGAACCTCCGCGCGGCGAATGACCTCCCGCAGCCGGACCTGCTCCGCCTTCCGGGTCGGAACCATCACCATCATGCCGTTGCCCAGGATGCGGAGGACGTAGAAGGCCTGCCGCTCGCCGGAGACGACCTTCTCTTCGATCGCCTCCACCCGA harbors:
- the ispF gene encoding 2-C-methyl-D-erythritol 2,4-cyclodiphosphate synthase — its product is MRVGVGWDMHRLIPGRPLVLGGVTIPFSRGLEGHSDADALCHALIDALLGAAGAGDIGRRFGVDDPARAGASSLALLQEAWGTLKAQGYRVLNVDATLLAEAPRLTPHLPGMVAKVAGALGVEADRVSVKATTAKGMGWIGAGEGIACIAVAALAGPPGPAQEEG
- the cysS gene encoding cysteine--tRNA ligase — its product is MPLRLNNTLTERKEEFTPLTPGEVRMYVCGITAYDLCHLGHARSLLVFEVLRRYLNFRGYRVRMVRNFTDIDDKIIRKAQETGRTWDAVADHYIREFQADMAKLELPPADEEPRATAHVPAMLGLIERLVARGLAYAVEGDVFFRVRAYPEYGRLSHRNLDDLRAGARVEVDERKADPLDFALWKRARPGEPFWESPWGPGRPGWHIECSAMSMHYLGESFDLHGGGEDLIFPHHENEIAQSEGATGKPFARFWVHNGFVRIQHEKMSKSVGNVFTIRELLGKFSPDALKLFLLGTHYRSPIDYTPEKVEETGRALDRIRLLVESVEALEERPSGGVLPGESGAAIATAREEFVAAMDDDLNTARALSAIFTLVRHLNAALDTLPDRRLASTAAAAALRDGVAAVRQMGGVLGLVLAPGAPVSAEAAAVAAVAALLREYCPGHAPPSGGLALGVEALLARREEARRARDFATADAIRRRLGEAGIEVADRSQGSTWRLRTT
- the ispD gene encoding 2-C-methyl-D-erythritol 4-phosphate cytidylyltransferase — protein: MHVTAVIPAAGMGVRMGGAVPKPFLSLAGIPLLARTLLRLARSQIIDAYVLVVPPGTEEICERTVVAASTVPAVARIVPGGPVRQASVRAGLQALPAGTDLVVVHDGARPCVPVAVVRATVEAAARDGAAVAAVPATETVKEAGTDGRVLRTLPRERLWIAQTPQAFARALILEAHAAAAAEGFLGTDDAVLVERLGRSVTLVPGSAENIKVTHPADLELAARLLAAQGEG
- the rlmB gene encoding 23S rRNA (guanosine(2251)-2'-O)-methyltransferase RlmB — translated: MAAPDHLREAEDTLLGPHAVREALRAGSRQVDKIFLARDLRGAVTREILDLARQAGVPVKALDRRALSALVPGLNHQGVVAAVAAVPYRELPDLLDAAKGSGRPPLLLVLDAVVDPRNVGALARTAEAAGAHGLVLLRHHAAGVTPAAAKAAAGAFEHLPVARVGNLDQALASLQGAGLWVVGADPAAPLSCDAADLTGPIALVVGGEGKGLRPLTRRRCDLLVRIPTMGRLPSLNASVAGGILLYEVVRQRLRQGPQGQGGQPDRPGSPLEAGRGGGRGAGEGKPPAKKNLP
- a CDS encoding tetratricopeptide repeat protein gives rise to the protein MGVWAGALALTVFLLVPGAAPAADAATPHTQLGLSLSARGLHREALAEFERAYALDPTNPVLRRNLARAHANLGAHLLSTGAPAEAKAAFRAALDVGGEDPTSYVGLGAAALQERENGEAVAALEAAARLAPGRPEVLVLLGEAYHQAGDAPRAIELWGEALRQRPEDGRLRERLTRAARAARIEERYEPRESHHFRLRAEGAIPRGVQDEVLALLEQVYQEVGFALDYYPADPVQVVLHSDGDFATIAGLPHWVAGSYDAADGRIRIPARGLAQGAAGLREVLAHEYTHVVVVHLSRGRAPRWLNEGLALHFQGAGSAAEAVARQVAAGRLIPLASLEGAFALLHDRALTEAAYAQSASATTFLLERAGVQEVGRLLRRLGEGMPWEGALEDVARMDAVSFEREWQEHLQR
- a CDS encoding CarD family transcriptional regulator, with translation MPMLFTIGKKVVYPTHGVARVEAIEEKVVSGERQAFYVLRILGNGMMVMVPTRKAEQVRLREVIRRAEVPKVMAILRRNDLEICPNWNRRYKDNQERIKSGSLYEVALVLRKLVLLQKDRHLSFGEKKMLETVRQLLVSEISHAAGIDEGEAGRMIDRTIATA
- a CDS encoding GTP-binding protein; the encoded protein is MAKAKFERTKEHMNIGTIGHIDHGKTTLTAAITKCLHTVNPKVAF
- a CDS encoding PIN domain-containing protein — protein: MNELAVRAVYVVVCGAVGLASGYLMGRGEAAPWQGIVLGLGFGGASLLLEVGLRRAAPRAIVTGLLGFLLGLIVALLLLAALGGPLAALPLPVASSVQVLLVLLCVYVGATLAVEKGQTVHLLAVLRALKEQPRVESYKILDTSVIIDGRIADICETGFIEGTLVVPQFVLRELQHIADSSDPLKRNRGRRGLDILQKMQKDAEVQVKLHDMDFPEIREVDAKLVALAKAINAKVVTNDFNLNKVCELHGVSVLNINALTNALKPVVLPGEDMRVYVLKEGKEYNQGIAYLDDGTMVVIDNGRRHIGQTIDVCVTSVLQTTAGRMIFSRLKEEAEAA